GATAGCCGACTCGAAAATGTGGCCCGTACACTGGGCGCTAATCGACTGCGGGTTTTTATCAACATTACCTTGCCACTTGCTTTTCCGGGTATTTTGATGGGGATCGTGCTTGGCTTTGCTAGGTGCCTTGGTGAATTTGGTGCTACCATCACGTTTGTATCAAATATTCAAGGTGAAACCCGAACCATTCCATTAGCGATGTATACACTATTACAAGTCCCGAATGGTGAAAACGCCGCCATGCGCCTGTGCATCATCTCGATTGTCATCTCATTAATTGCACTTATTGCCTCAGAATGGTTGAACCGCTGGCATAAAAAGAAACTGGCAGGATAACTATGCTTGAAATCAATGTTGAAAAAAAACTTGCCAACTTTACCTTTACCTTTAATCAATCGATCGAGTGCCAAGGTATTACCGCTATTTTAGGCGTATCTGGCTCAGGCAAATCAACACTGATTAATTTAATTAATGGCTTACTAAAGCCAGATAATGGCTCGATAAAACTCAATAACACCGTGCTGGTTGATACCAGTAAAAATCAATTTATTACTGCACAAAAGCGACATATCGGTACGGTGTTTCAAGATCCTTTATTATTCCCACATTATAACGTTAGCAAAAATCTAACCTACGGTATGCATCACTCAATGCAGCACCGCTTCGATGAAATTATCAAAGTGCTTAATATCCGTCATTTACTGCATCGCTACCCTGCTATGCTGTCTGGCGGCGAAAAACAGCGGGTTGCCATTGGCCGCGCGCTATTAACTAATCCGCAATTGCTGTTGATGGATGAACCATTATCGGCACTGGATATGCCAAGGAAAAAAGAGCTGATTAGCTATATTCAGCATTTAGTTGATGATATTAATATTCCGATTATTTACGTTACTCATAATATCAATGAAGTCAAAAAGCTGGCTAACCGAGTAGCTATTATTGAGCAAGGCAAGCTATATGCTTTTAACAATACCGCATCAATTTTACAATGCGAATACTTAAAAGATTGGTTATAACGTTAAGATTAAACCAGTAAGAAACACACCAGCGAAATATTATTTACGCTAGTCACTAATCCTCACTATACGTGCCAGAAGCAATATCAGCTAATTGATCCCATAACTAATCAGCAGTAATACCATCATGCTATACCCGAGTTAATAACTATAGGCGAAAACACTAAACCATAACCTTATTTTTATAAGCAAAAATAAACCCCGGATGATTCCGGGGTTTGTGAGTAAGCAAGAGGATATTCATCCTAAATAATGACAGTACTTATTGATCAGCGGTTATAAACTGAACTCCCGCGATAAAATTACCTCTAGCTGTTTCCCAAGCAGCAAATCCAACCAGTTGCTCTCCACTAGGTACTACAAAGTCTTCTAACGGTTTCGTGTCAGTACAACGACCTGAGACACCTACTATTTCAGGGGCTGTACCATCTGAGTAATAAAAAGTTAACTCACTAATAACCCAAACCTTTCCAGCCGTAACAGCATATCTACAAGTTTTACCTGTGATTTTTGTAACTTTATTAGTATGCGCTATTGGGTGGGCTTTACCATGCACTTGACTGCCAACTTTGCCTATCGAATCAACTATTTGATCTCCCCTTGTATTTAATACATAGTCTGGAGGATCTATTAAAAAGAGTTCAGATTTATTCCCCTGCTGATCACCCCTGATAGCTTCCTCTCTCTCATACAGCGCTGTAACATTTAACTTTGTGGTTGTACTACCAGTAATTGCTACATTATTGTACGTATAAGAGCTGTTCAACTTTGCCGTAATTGTGATATTACTTGCAATACTGACTCCAGTCACAATCCCGGTAGAAGCAAATTTAGCGGCACTACTACTTGAGGACCATGTAAATAAACTGTTCTTTGTGCTCTCATACCCGACTACCTCAGTACCTGTGTCCGACTCAACAAGCGAAAGATAATATTCATATCTCATACCTTTACCAAGTTTTTTATTTTCAGGACTAAGCTGTAATTTATAAGTATATACATCTAAATCTTTTAATTTTACCAACTTAGTACCATTAAATAAAACACTAATTTCGTATTTATTAACCTTGGCGCTGGAAACTGTCGCGGTATACTCTCCTGGTTTATTAGCTGTTTCTTTCAACTCAGATATATTTAGATCTGCTTTATTATCTAAATCTAGTGTAATACTCTTACTGATCCCCGTAATAGGATTGTTTTTTGAATCCTTAAGTAACATGGTGAGTACAGTTTTACCATCTGAACTTTTGCCTGAGTTATTCACAATCCTAGGTAAGCTAAAATCAAACTTTGACAAACCTACATCAAGATCGAGAAGAAATTTAACCTGAACCATTTTAGAGTATTCGCCTACCGTCGCAGTAATATTGTATTGAGTTGTTTCGGTACTCGTTATTGTAATGACAGCAATACCTTCGTCATTGGTTGTCGCTTCCAGCGTATTGACTTTAACATTATTTTTACCGGAAATAATAGCATATCCACCAGTGCTAAATAATACATTTTGACCTGCCAGAAGTATACCATTTCCATCAGTTACCTTAGCCTGGATCGTAATCTTATCTGCCCCATTTGCCTTAGCAGGTTCATCTGTCCCGTTATTATTGACACTATTAATGGCACTAATACTGTTTATTTCTGCGGCAGCAACAAACGTTGCTGAAAATGTTTTACTTGAGGCGCCAACCGTTGCGGTAATATTGTAACTCTTTACTACTTTACTGGTTAGCTTAATGATAGCAATACCCTCAGCATTGGTTGAAACCTCGAGAGTTTTAACCTTAGTATTATCTTCTGCTGGAAGAATCGCATTCTCACCCGCGTCAAATAGTACCTTTTGGTTTGGTATAACATCACGATTTCCATCTTTTACATTAATGCTAATCGTGATGGTATCCTTACCGTTAGCTAACGCAGGTAGTTCAGGACTGACCTTCACCTCATTAATTTCTGCTCCAGCAATAAAGCTGATGTTAGCATCAACGCTGCTAAGTTGGCCGTTAACATTCATCGAAGCGGTTACGGTACTCTCACCAATGGTCGTGCTGGTTAAATTGACCTTAGCAATACCGTTTTCATCGGTTTGTACCTCGGCGGTCTTATTGCCCGAAATAAGCGCAATCTTGCCAGCATCAAATAGAACTGTTTGCCCTTTAATCGGATTGCCATTCGCATCCACCACCATCGCTTGAACGATATGGCTCTTCTCGCCATCGGCCCATTGCGCTTTTGCCGTTAATACATCAAGATTGGCATCCTTGAATTTTGCACTACTCTTATCGGCAATAAAGGTGATCTCAACTTTATCAGTAGTGTACTGTTCAAGTGCATTCATAATTGAAGTCATAACTTTATAAGTCTGCGCCTTGGTGCTCGTATAGAGCGCACTGGCGATACCGTCTTTATTCGTTTTAATCACTTCTTCTTTGGCTTCACCGTCATCTTTGGTGAAGAAGACGCCATAATCTGCTAATAGATTGTCATACTGATCTTTAACCGTGACCGTAACAACATTCGCATCTTTGCCATTCGCCAGTTGATTATTAGGTTCCACTTTTATTGAGCCTGAGACAATTTTCGCTGAATTCTTATCGGCAATAAAGGTTACCGATGCGGTGGTCGAATGTGACTCTCGCACAGTTGCGGTAATCGTGTAACTCTTCGCTACCGTGGTCGCGGTGGTAATGGTGGCAATACCGTTTTCATCAGTGATAACCGTTAAGCTTTTAACCTTAGCGTTATTTTCAGCTAAAATAATCGCATCATCACCGGTGTCAACTTGAACCGTTTGCTCCGCTACAGGGTTGTTGTTCTCATCAACGACAGTCACTTTAACGATATGGCTATCTTCACCATTGGCTAGCATAGCCGTATCTTTGGTTAGCACATTAAGGCTAGCTTCGGCCGTCTCTTTATCGGCAATAAACGTTACGGTATCTTTTTTGACTGATTCACCAAATGTTGCGGTCACACCGTAGCGCTTCGCCACTTTACTCGTTACCTTAGCGATGGCGATACCCTCCGCATTAGTGGTCACTTCAGTTTCAATTGTGGCACCATTTTCTACGCTAAAGGTGATCTTTTGATCTGGCACGCCGTTACCTAGTTTATCTGTCACTTTAAGTTGGACCAGATTAGCCGCCTCGCCATTGGCTGGCTGATTATTAGTTAATACCAGCAGTGCATCTTCTGTTAATTCCGCGGTTTTTTCATCGGCAATAAAGCTGATTTGCTGACGTTGTCGGCTTACCGCGCCAGAGGCATCAATTACCGTGGCAATAATCCCGTAAGTACCGGCTTGCTTACTGGTTAACGCAATATGCACTTCGCCTTTATTATCGGTTTTATCTATTTTGCCAATGGTAACGTATTGCTTATCATCCTCAAACTCGAGTGCTAATACTACATCAGCATCGGGAACAGGGTTAAGATTAGTATCGACAATCGTCACTTTAACTAGGTTGCTTGCCATATCATTAGCCACCGCGCCATTGCGCTCTACTGAGAAGTCCTCTACTCGAATATGAGCGGTCTCAACGTCACCAATAAATGTTACCGTCGCGGTTTTAGTCGATGTCGCAACCGTTGCTTTAATATCGTAGCTCTTCGCGACAGTGGTGGTTGTTACCATAATGGTCGCAATCCCTTCGGCGTTGGTTATTATCTCGGCAGTTTTAGCGCCAGCGCTATTACCATTTGCCACAATAACACGATCATCAGCGCTAAATAGTACTTTTTGCTCTGGTACGCGCTTACCGTTTCCATCGGTTACCTTAACGGTTACCGTGGCCTGATCTTTGCCATTGGCGACCGGCTCTTTAGGCTCTACGGTAATATCTTGATCCTTGATTTCTGCTAGAACCACAAATTTTACGTCATTACTAACGCTAATTGGTCTATCTGCAACCGTCATTGAGGCTGTTACGGTGCTATCACCAACCGTCGTACTGGTTAACGTTACTGTCGCAATGCCGTTTTCATCGGTCATAACCTCTGCCGTTTTGCGGCCTGCAATCAGTGCAATACGACCCGCGTCAAATACTACCTTTTGACCGATGACACGGTTGTTATTCTCATCAACTACTGTTACTTCAACGATATGGCTATCTTGACCATTCGCTAACTGATTAGTCGTGAGCACTGTCAGGCTATTATCCAAGAATTTTGCGGTATGCTTATCAGCCACAAACACCACTGACTCGGTTTGATGTGATTCACCAACCGCTGCCGTAACGTTGTAACTACCCGCTACATTCGTCGTTACGTTCAGCGTGGCAACCCCATCAGCATTGGTCGTTACTACTTTATCAAATTTAATCGCTTCATTAGCCGAACTAAATACAACCTCATAATTTGGCACTGCATTACCTTGTTCATCGATAACCGTGACGGCAATAACATCAGCATCTTGACCATTTGCTGGTTGATTATTGGTCGTTACGGTTATTGAACCTTCGGCAAGCTTCGCCGTCTTACTGTCAGCAATAAACGTCACTGGAACCGTTTGAGATAATTGTTCAACCGTCGCAGTAATATCGTAGCTACCGGCAACTAAGCTAGTTAACATCAGGGTTGCAATCCCTTGTTCATTGGTAGTTGCTATCTGGTCAAATTTAACCGCATCATTGCTAGCTGTAAATGAAACCGCGTAATTTGGCACGATATTATTATTGGCATCGACAACTTGCACCGTTACC
The genomic region above belongs to Orbaceae bacterium lpD02 and contains:
- the modC gene encoding molybdenum ABC transporter ATP-binding protein → MLEINVEKKLANFTFTFNQSIECQGITAILGVSGSGKSTLINLINGLLKPDNGSIKLNNTVLVDTSKNQFITAQKRHIGTVFQDPLLFPHYNVSKNLTYGMHHSMQHRFDEIIKVLNIRHLLHRYPAMLSGGEKQRVAIGRALLTNPQLLLMDEPLSALDMPRKKELISYIQHLVDDINIPIIYVTHNINEVKKLANRVAIIEQGKLYAFNNTASILQCEYLKDWL